In Buchnera aphidicola (Chaetogeoica yunlongensis), the genomic stretch TCAGCTACTTTTTTTTGTACCATAGGCATTCTAGTTTGTCCGCCGACTAATATTACATCGTTAATATCAGAAGTGGATAATTTTGCATCTTTTAAAGCGGTTTTTAGTGGTTCTATGGAACGTACGATTAAATCTTCTACTAATGATTCTAATTTAGATCTAGTTACTTTTATATTCAAGTGTTTTGGGCCACTAGCATCAGCGGTTATATATGGAAGATTGACATCTGTTTGTTGAGTAGATGAAAGCTCTATTTTTGCTTTTTCTGCTGCTTCTTTTAATCTTTGCATGGCTAATGGATCATTTCTTAAATCTGTTCCTTGATCTTTTTTAAAATCTTTTACAAGATAGTTAATTAATCTATTATCGAAATCTTCACCTCCCAAATGTGTATCTCCATTTGTAGCCAATACTTCAAAAGTTTTTTCTTTGTCTACGTCGTCTATTTCAATGATTGAAATATCAAAAGTACCTCCACCTAAGTCATAAACAGCTATAGTTTTATTTCCTTGACCTTTGTCTAATCCATAAGCTAATGCGGCTGCAGTTGGTTCGTTAATAATTCTTTTTACTTCTAAGCCAGCAATTCTTCCTGCATCTTTAGTAGCTTGTCTTTGAGCATCATTGAAATATGCAGGTACTGTTATTACTGCTTCTTTTACTGGTTCTCCAAGATAATCTTCTGCAGTTTTTTTCATTTTTTTTAGAACTTCTGCAGAAATTTGTGGTGGTGCTAATTTTTTGTTTTTAATATCGATCCATGCATCCCCATTTTCGGATTGAACTATTTTGTATGGCATAATTTTTATGTCACGTTGAACTTCATTATCAGTAAATTTTCTTCCAATGAGTCGTTTAATAGCGAATAAAGTATTTTTAGGGTTTGTTATAGATTGTCGTTTTGCAGATTTCCCCACTAATATTTCATTTTCGTTAGTGTATGCGATAATTGATGGAGTTGTTCTATCTCCTTCAGAATTTTCTAATACACGAGCTTCGTTTTTATCCATTATAGCAATACATGAATTAGTTGTTCCTAAATCGATTCCAATAATTTTGCTCATTTATTTCTCCGTTTTTTATATTTTTAGTTAGTTAATTTTATTCATATCAGTTTTTATTTTTAATGAAATATATTTCTGAATAATAAATAGATGGGGTCTTTTTTTTAATCATCAAGGTTGAAACAAAAAAAATTCATATATATTACTTAATAATCGGATATTTAAGTATTATAGATATTATGTGCTTTTATGATTACAGTAGGAAAATATTATAAATTAGTTTATTATGTTTGAATATAGTAAATTATTTAAAAAGATTTGATTAATTATGTCAAAATATAGTTTTGAGGCTCAATTTTGGGCTTTTTTTATGTTTTTAATTGTGTCTATTGGGGTTTGTTGTTGCATGTTATTTTTTAGTTGGATATTAGGCGGTAAGTCAAGATCCAGAAATAAACATACGCCATTTGAATCTGGAATAGTACCAACTAATAATATTGATATATATTGTTCAGTTAAATTTTATTTAGTAGCTATTTATTTTGTATTATTCGACATTGAAGCTTTATATTTATATTTATGGTCAGTAAGTGTTGTAGAATGTGGATGGATAGGCTTTTTTGAAATAATTGTTTTTATCTTATTTTTATTATCGGGATTAATATATTTAGTTTCTTCTGATTCTTTGAATTGGAAGTCTAAAAACAAAACTCGTATTACATGAATTTTATTTATTATTGGATGATTTAAACATATGAAATATACTTTAACACGTATAAATGTTATTGATAATGATCAAAATTATCCTTGTGAAGAAAAAGTTGAAGTGCAAGATCCTATTCAAGAGTATATTAGGAAGAATGTTTTTATGGGAAAATTGAGCAAATTTATGCATAATTTAGTAAATTGGGGAAGAAAGAACTCTCTTTGGCCATATAATTTTGGTTTATCTTGTTGTTATGTAGAAATGGCTACTTCTTTTACTGCTATTCATGATGTATCTAGATTTGGATCTGAAGTTTTACGTGCTTCT encodes the following:
- the ndhC gene encoding NADH-quinone oxidoreductase subunit A, which translates into the protein MSKYSFEAQFWAFFMFLIVSIGVCCCMLFFSWILGGKSRSRNKHTPFESGIVPTNNIDIYCSVKFYLVAIYFVLFDIEALYLYLWSVSVVECGWIGFFEIIVFILFLLSGLIYLVSSDSLNWKSKNKTRIT
- the dnaK gene encoding molecular chaperone DnaK encodes the protein MSKIIGIDLGTTNSCIAIMDKNEARVLENSEGDRTTPSIIAYTNENEILVGKSAKRQSITNPKNTLFAIKRLIGRKFTDNEVQRDIKIMPYKIVQSENGDAWIDIKNKKLAPPQISAEVLKKMKKTAEDYLGEPVKEAVITVPAYFNDAQRQATKDAGRIAGLEVKRIINEPTAAALAYGLDKGQGNKTIAVYDLGGGTFDISIIEIDDVDKEKTFEVLATNGDTHLGGEDFDNRLINYLVKDFKKDQGTDLRNDPLAMQRLKEAAEKAKIELSSTQQTDVNLPYITADASGPKHLNIKVTRSKLESLVEDLIVRSIEPLKTALKDAKLSTSDINDVILVGGQTRMPMVQKKVAEFFNKEPRKDINPDEAVAVGAAVQGGVLSGEVKDVLLLDVTPLSLGIETMGGVMTTLISKNTTVPTKHSQIFSTAEDNQTAVTIHVLQGERKRANNNKSLGQFNLDGIQPAPRGTSQIEVTFDIDTDGILHVSAKDKNTGKEQKITIKASSGLSETEIKKMISDAEENSESDLKFEELVKIRNQGDQISHSTKKQLKDLESKINQTDKEQIISALSKLDNSLKGENKAEIEKNIQEVITISTKLVENNKNQPKSDTDDIKNKNSSQKSEDNVVDAEFEEVKDKKK